A single window of Tepidamorphus gemmatus DNA harbors:
- the pip gene encoding prolyl aminopeptidase, giving the protein MQDRRTLYPPIEPLDQGYLDVGDGHSIYWEVCGNPDGLPAVFLHGGPGAGCSPDHRRLFDPARYRMLLFDQRGCGRSTPHASLEANTTWHLIADIERLRRMLGVERWLVLGGSWGSCLALAYAQTHPERCRGLILRGIFTLRRAELLWFYQEGASWIFPDLWEAYLAPIPEDERGDLMAAYHKRLTHPDRAVQVEAARAWSLWEGRTLTLLPDPQMAVRHGEDRFAVAFARIENHYFVNGGFFEEGQLIRDASRLKDIPGVIIQGRYDICTPMQTAWDLHRAWPEAAFVVVPDAGHAWTEPGILHEIVSATDRFADRI; this is encoded by the coding sequence ATGCAGGACCGCCGCACGCTCTATCCGCCGATCGAGCCCCTTGACCAGGGGTATCTCGACGTTGGCGACGGGCATTCGATCTACTGGGAGGTCTGCGGAAATCCCGACGGACTCCCCGCCGTGTTCCTGCATGGCGGACCCGGTGCGGGATGTTCGCCGGATCACCGGCGGCTGTTCGATCCGGCCCGTTACCGTATGCTGCTGTTCGACCAGCGCGGGTGCGGGCGCTCGACGCCTCACGCCTCGCTCGAGGCCAACACGACATGGCATCTCATCGCCGACATCGAACGGCTGCGCCGGATGCTGGGCGTCGAACGCTGGCTGGTTCTGGGCGGGTCCTGGGGCAGCTGTCTCGCCCTCGCCTATGCCCAGACCCATCCCGAACGCTGCCGCGGCCTGATCCTGCGTGGCATCTTCACGCTCAGGCGCGCCGAACTGCTGTGGTTCTATCAGGAAGGCGCCTCGTGGATCTTCCCGGACCTGTGGGAGGCCTATCTGGCTCCGATTCCGGAGGATGAGCGCGGCGACCTGATGGCGGCCTACCACAAGCGGCTGACCCATCCCGACCGCGCCGTGCAGGTCGAGGCGGCGCGCGCGTGGAGCCTCTGGGAGGGTCGCACGCTGACACTGCTGCCGGATCCGCAGATGGCGGTGCGGCACGGCGAGGACAGGTTCGCCGTCGCCTTCGCCCGGATCGAGAACCACTACTTCGTCAATGGCGGCTTCTTCGAGGAGGGGCAGCTGATCCGTGACGCCTCGCGGCTGAAGGACATTCCCGGCGTCATCATCCAGGGCCGGTACGACATCTGCACGCCGATGCAGACGGCCTGGGACCTGCATCGCGCCTGGCCAGAGGCCGCATTCGTCGTCGTGCCGGATGCCGGTCACGCCTGGACCGAGCCAGGCATCCTGCACGAGATCGTGTCGGCA